One part of the Mya arenaria isolate MELC-2E11 chromosome 3, ASM2691426v1 genome encodes these proteins:
- the LOC128226196 gene encoding von Willebrand factor A domain-containing protein 3B-like: MELCRKKEVSERMEVCKMDAMLVVDSYKKNAYSDKVSFDINPRMLNETPSSVIVKSQDDYNPEVCIKKTPSQEWELDVRPLISTKKWLQNYGLHKNKLTFAQILPVIGFKMAEDFDPTLKRPVSSRYAEGRFHQLMRPDGKMFNVTCGREKLRQLDARLQQAIHLYKRRLEWLTTESRRVFGVIEERAITIVLDIRNMSPQQFDLYRMALERVIYEQITQIAKFNLIRASDDIKMYQDHCVPVTHDTIEMAIKWLWGLDRLGAVSSTACVESMLRAFEDKQNEAVYLFTEGSSVDTCRQLLKEKVASVCCKPPVNVVSYNCENSDTVRFLREFAESAKGKIHVYAIIMEMDSFEGLPVDPNTNKANILLKKKTFGGIPPGAGVREDVILLFQQMEEARNNLLQIQKLITITPEPNVVLEAMQPSSKKELGKFQFVSELAPQVDSSMINEQYMSSCHWLAKYGLGARKLELYDALAAVAFHHRDGVVDLQTHPGEECQTDALRFKKLVNAKYCDRFPVVRWKDGKVVHVQVTPELHRTYEQKVLTALRAIQSRIDWLNQGSRALFGTLIEDQVYILIDTSESMVPSIQYVKDKLFLLMQEQLRHKMKFNLTAFNSKAQVWQNRLVEVTETSLEGAWRWIQGLSCWGSTNTYAALQHALSDPGTQAIYLLTDGRPDQPPKSIIAQVQMQHSVPVHTISFNCNDTEANIFLHDLAVATGGRYHYFSDKGCDPEGQPESFESEDIRLLKEELSRGLENLDRVAELRDECSKLSWKKGIDELKSCSRAHPLPGKDRVSAVPAMEPQELYRSHTPTPPPRPGSAPPDRSHTPTPPPPKVTTSVESRSFTMAKRKTSKTRPSSARGSMKPLAAGHTRTSLLRTLNSQGSFDPEEWLLPETKQLFEKQATRQKRLAQGPEMGQIFLSDGESVLEENAMSPRVLDIVEARERHAFRGSVRRFSKLRTVSSKEWLKKNSLVAKQLTLLDALAPTLVTHKAKYVPILDKHVMAKVFDEILPIAHVSNKSRRSIKLINPQGVNLKAYEERLLRQIDIYNRRLDALVWGAVPRDLRDEEFGEEKGPVSFLNNRIWFMKALEEAQWPISSYNIILLEEEIGKAERFLQQSRDLRNITSGNKETDELSVYSDRGSVASGLSNKSKELSKSKESVSSSGSSSSSGSTSTARSKTSKCSKRSSSQYVQVLEFREVIPMPSRKYDLGVVNAEGDISVDSKKMGSKRVIRSVSLKSSSENIFLPSEKKRNYIFEVSKSPRSPQYQVHCVKSKPGTIMSGKKKTRKRTEVIPEQHGGLVLPEGPQVVISDTESQDSNASLVDYEKDMVGLRVIACDKRDGLYYPGHVTISQESAFAMVTFAGDRRQKVRSQMIIPMSGAIPRPELRLGDFVLVQVTHPRREIKCYVPGIIEVTPRDFQSPAKFYTILLYNAQRATTMRRNIVKIGRERFEMAVNYIAHVQHQKQLRMQASKQIVSMETTPCDLPDDSSSVASSKSSRSYRKKKQKITQKLSKKSSKGRSRKPRSESESSRSSRSRSKSSNSSRSSSRSCSGAKSRAQPGASRSRSHSSRSRSRSDSGSRSYSSTSRSRSRSRSSSSRSRSRSRSQSSERGRSRNRSRSWSGSSSTLRSRSQEKGKKSHAKSRSSSDNTTPRGRASPYARPESPVPKARPKSPPLPRTASVVGNVTRSDMYSERTDSRHVNVDEKEEIIQHLQSQLEKQKRKQFRQERRLVRQARKINKINKKLKEGEFSSQNISQESRISQYSEKSVTRSQFTSSSDTDMTPGRRKTSPDGTSFKETSNIRGSSHQNDDIYEHEEVLARWTDDGWWYRGRVEGRGEDETYVVVDATGYSEQMARDDILSENQHKFEVVQPQDFVIAPHPKYVFSFAPGEVLQTYANQNVKVEFYDGNIADLPSDGVYRVSKAKYNQTVDYIKRKEKDLHGKSVVARDDSTGVYKLGVVDSRVGLGQQYYICWLDGDMSKQNGHHIFEVGQRQGRHNDWDFVLAPVDDRKKVFLPATVAYSSPFTVEFCNGKSSSRVKRDQCFWLNQEYYRNAVEFYRSKNT; encoded by the exons ATGGAATTGTGCAGAAAAAAGGAAGTGAGCGAGAGAATGGAAGTGTGCAAGATGGATGCCATGTTGGTTGTAGACTCATACAAGAAGAACGCATACTCTGACA AGGTGTCATTTGACATCAACCCCCGCATGCTAAATGAGACGCCATCCTCTGTAATAGTAAAATCACAGGATGATTACAACCCCGAGGTATGCATCAAGAAAACCCCGAGCCAGGAATGGGAGCTTGATGTACGTCCCCTCATTTCAACAAAGAAATGGCTCCAGAATTACGGCCTTCACAAGAACAAGCTTACATTCGCACAGATATTGCCAGTCATTGGCTTCAAGATGGCTGAAG ATTTTGACCCGACGTTGAAGAGGCCTGTGTCATCAAGATATGCTGAGGGAAGATTTCACCAACTCATGAGGCCTGATGGGAAAATGTTCAAT GTCACATGTGGACGAGAGAAGCTACGCCAGCTGGATGCTCGTCTCCAGCAGGCCATCCACCTGTACAAGCGTCGTCTTGAGTGGCTGACCACCGAGAGTCGTCGGGTGTTTGGCGTTATCGAGGAGCGAGCCATCACCATTGTGCTTGACATCCGCAACATGTCGCCTCAGCAGTTTGACCTCTACAGGATGGCCCTTGAACGCGTCATATATGAACAGATCACCCAGATTGCCAAATTTAACCTTATCAG GGCCTCAGATGACATCAAGATGTACCAGGATCACTGTGTTCCAGTGACCCATGACACCATTGAGATGGCCATCAAGTGGCTTTGGGGTCTGGATCGCCTCGGGGCTGTCTCCAGCACTGCTTGCGTCGAGTCCATGCTCCGTGCCTTTGAGGATAAACAG AATGAGGCTGTTTACCTCTTTACAGAAGGATCTTCTGTTGACACCTGTAGACAACTGCTCAAGGAAAAG GTGGCATCAGTTTGTTGCAAGCCGCCCGTGAATGTCGTCTCCTATAACTGTGAGAACTCAGACACTGTTCGCTTTCTCCGAGAGTTTGCTGAGTCAGCCAAAGGAAA AATCCATGTTTACGCAATCATAATGGAGATGGACTCTTTTGAGGGTCTTCCAGTGGACCCCAACACCAACAAGGCAAACATCCtgctgaaaaagaaaacatttggGGGAATACCCCCAGGGGCGGGAGTGCGGGAAGACGTGATCCTCCTCTTCCAGCAGATGGAGGAGGCTCGTAACAACTTGCTGCAGATACAGAAGCTGATCACCATCACCCCAGAGCCCAATGTTGTTCTAG aagCTATGCAGC CTTCTAGCAAGAAGGAACTAGGAAAATTCCAATTTG TGTCAGAGCTTGCCCCTCAGGTTGACTCCAGCATGATAAACGAGCAGTACATGAGTTCCTGCCATTGGCTGGCCAAGTATGGACTCGGTGCACGAAAGCTCGAGCTGTATGATGCACTGGCGGCTGTGGCCTTTCACCACCGTGATGGGGTGGTCGACCTTCAGACACACCCTGGGGAGGAGTGCCAGACTGATGCT TTACGATTCAAGAAGTTAGTGAATGCCAAATACTGTGACAGATTCCCTGTAGTTCGCTGGAAGGACGGAAAGGTTGTGCACGTCCAGGTGACCCCAGAACTCCACCGGACTTATGAGCAAAAGGTGCTAACAGCCCTACGAGCCATCCAGAGCCGTATAGACTGGCTGAACCAGGGCAGTCGCGCGCTATTTGGGACGTTGATTGAAGACCAAGTGTACATTCTGATTGACACGTCAGAGTCCATGGTTCCAAGCATACAGTATGTGAAGGACAAGCTCTTCCTTCTCATGCAG GAGCAATTACGCCACAAGATGAAGTTCAACCTAACAGCGTTCAACTCGAAGGCACAAGTGTGGCAGAATCGTCTCGTTGAGGTGACTGAGACGAGCCTGGAAGGGGCTTGGCGCTGGATCCAAGGTCTCTCATGCTGGGGATCTACTAACACGTACGCAGCCCTGCAACACGCCCTGTCAGACCCTGGCACACAGGCGATATACCTGCTCACTGATGGCAGGCCTGACCAG CCTCCAAAGTCCATCATAGCCCAGGTTCAGATGCAACACAGTGTTCCCGTGCACACGATTTCCTTCAACTGTAACGACACAGAGGctaacatatttttacatgacTTGGCAGTGGCCACAGGGGGAAGATACCATTACTTCTCTGATAAAGGATGTGATCCAGAGGGCCAGCCGGAGTCTTTCGAG AGTGAGGATATCCGGCTACTGAAGGAGGAGCTAAGTCGCGGCCTGGAAAACCTGGACAGGGTGGCCGAACTGCGTGATGAGTGCTCCAAACTCTCTTGGAAGAAGGGCATTGATGAACTCAAATCTTGCTCAAG AGCTCATCCATTGCCCGGCAAAGACAGGGTGTCTGCTGTGCCTGCTATGGAGCCCCAGGAGTTGTACAGGTCCCACACGCCTACTCCCCCACCCCGTCCCGGCAGTGCCCCGCCAGACAGGAGCCACACTCCTACCCCACCCCCTCCCAAGGTCACAACGTCTGTGGAGAGTCGCAGTTTTACCATGGCGAAGAGGAAGACCAGCAAGACCAGACCTAGTAGCGCTAGGGGTTCAATGAAACCGTTGGCAGCTG gTCACACACGCACCAGCCTGCTGCGAACCCTGAACAGTCAGGGAAGCTTTGACCCCGAGGAATGGCTGCTGCCGGAAACCAAACAGTTGTTTGAGAAACAGGCAACCAGACAGAAGAGACTTGCTCAAG GCCCTGAAATGGGTCAGATATTCCTGTCAGATGGTGAAAGTG TTCTAGAGGAAAATGCTATGTCGCCACGAGTGTTAGACATAG TCGAGGCCCGGGAGAGACATGCCTTCAGAGGTTCAGTCAGGAGGTTCTCAAA ACTGCGTACTGTGTCGAGCAAGGAATGGCTGAAGAAGAACAGTCTGGTTGCAAAACAATTGACATTATTGGACGCTCTTGCCCCTACGCTTGTTACCCATAAAGCAAAGTATGTCCCCATCCTGGACAAACACGTCATGGCAAAGGTCTTCGATGAG ATTCTGCCTATTGCCCACGTGTCTAACAAGTCCCGCCGGTCGATAAAGCTTATCAATCCCCAGGGGGTCAACCTCAAGGCTTACGAAGAACGACTCCTCAGGCAGATAGATATTTACAATAG GAGACTGGATGCCCTGGTGTGGGGAGCTGTGCCCAGGGATCTTAGAGATGAAGA GTTTGGTGAGGAAAAGGGTCCTGTGTCCTTCCTTAACAACCGTATATGGTTCATGAAGGCCCTGGAGGAAGCCCAATGGCCTATCAGCAGCTACAACATCATTTTACTGGAGGAGGAGATCGGTAAGGCTGAACGATTCCTACAGCAGTCCAGAGACTTACGCAACATAACTTCGGGAAACAAAGAGACAGACGAGCTCTCTGTGTATTCAGACAGGGGGAGCGTAGCGTCCGGCCTATCTAACAAGTCAAAAGAACTCTCAAAATCAAAGGAGTCTGTTTCATCATCAGGCTCAAGTTCATCAAGCGGTTCAACCTCCACTGCAAGGTCGAAGACGTCAAAATGCTCGAAAAGATCATCGTCTCAATATGTGCAGGTACTGGAGTTCAGAGAGGTGATACCT ATGCCTTCAAGGAAATATGATTTAGGCGTTGTGAACGCCGAAGGTGACATATCGGTCGATTCCAAAAAAATGGGTTCAAAACGAGTTATCCGTAGTGTCTCACTTAAAAGCTCGAGTGAGAACATTTTCCTACCGAGTGAAAAAAAACGGAATTACATTTTTGAGGTGTCAAAGTCGCCTAGGTCACCACAATACCAGGTTCATTGTGTGAAATCAAAGCCTGGAACTATCATG AGTGGAAAAAAGAAGACCAGAAAGAGAACTGAGGTGATACCAGAGCAACATGGAGGCTTGGTTCTCCCTGAAGGCCCCCAGGTTGTGATTTCTGACACCGAGAGCCAGGACTCAAACGCCTCACTCGTCGACTACGAGAAAGATATGGTCGGTCTGCGAGTGATTGCTTGCGATAAGCGGGATGGCTTGTATTATCCAG GTCATGTGACAATTTCCCAGGAGTCAGCATTTGCCATGGTAACATTCGCTGGTGACCGGCGGCAGAAAGTCCGATCCCAGATGATCATTCCTATGAGTGGGGCTATCCCGAGACCAGAACTTAGG TTGGGAGATTTTGTTCTGGTACAAGTGACGCACCCAAGGCGGGAGATAAAATGCTACGTCCCTGGAATCATCGAGGTTACACCCAGAGACTTTCAGAGTCCAGCGAAGTTCTACACCATCTTGCTCTACAATGCTCAGAGG GCCACAACCATGAGAAGAAACATCGTGAAGATTGGCCGGGAGAGATTTGAAATGGCTGTGAATTACATTGCACATGTGCAGCACCAAAAACAACTCAG AATGCAAGCTAGTAAGCAGATTGTTTCCATGGAGACGACCCCATGTGATTTACCTGATGACTCATCCTCTGTTGCCTCTTCCAAATCCAGCAGATCTTACCgcaaaaagaaacagaaaatcaCTCAGAAACTCAGCAAGAAGTCTAGCAAAGGCCGGTCAAGGAA ACCAAGGTCAGAATCTGAAAGTAGCAGAtcatcaaggtcaaggtcaaagagTAGCAATTCTTCAAGGTCATCTTCAAG GTCCTGCTCAGGTGCCAAGTCAAGAGCACAACCTGGTgcatcaaggtcaaggtcacattctTCAAGATCAAGGTCTAGGTCTGACTCTGGATCTAGGTCATATTCTTCAACATCCAGATCTAGGTCAAGGTCTAGGTCAAGCTCATCTAGGTCTAGATcccggtcaaggtcacagtcatcAGAAAGAGGCAGATCAAGAAATAGATCTAG gtcatggtcaggATCATCTTCAACactgaggtcaaggtcacaagaAAAGGGAAAAAAGTCTCATGCTAAAAG CAGGAGCAGCAGTGACAACACAACACCACGTGGCCGTGCCTCTCCATATGCCCGCCCGGAGAGCCCTGTGCCTAAAGCCCGCCCCAAGTCCCCGCCCCTGCCCAGAACAGCCAGCGTTGTTGGGAATGTGACAAGATCAG ACATGTACTCTGAGCGTACGGACTCGCGACATGTGAATGTAGACGAGAAGGAGGAGATTATCCAACATCTACAGTCACAGCTTGAGAAACAGAAACGCAAACAGTTCAGGCAGGAACGG AGGCTGGTACGCCAGGCAAGAAagatcaacaaaataaataagaaactgAAGGAAGGGGAGTTTAGCTCACAAAACATTTCCCAAGAATCAAGAATCTCACAATACTCAGAAAAATCTGTTACA AGAAGTCAGTTTACATCTTCTTCAGACACAGATATGACACCGGGAAGAAGGAAGACCAGTCCTGATg GCACTAGTTTTAAGGAGACATCCAACATACGGGGTAGCAGCCATCAAAATGACGATATTTATGAACATGAGGAGGTTCTGGCACGCTGGACGGATGACGGCTGGTGGTATCGTGGCAGAGTTGAGGGACGGGGGGAGGATGAAACATATGTGGTTGTGGATGCAACTGGATACAGTGAGCAGATGGCTCGTGATGACATACTCTCAGAAAACCAACACAAGTTTGAAGTCGTTCAG CCACAGGACTTTGTGATAGCTCCCCATCCAAAGTATGTGTTCAGTTTTGCTCCTGGAGAGGTCTTGCAAACATACGCCAACCAGAATGTCAAAGTGGAGTTTTACGATGGAAATATTGCTGATCTACCTTCTGATGGTGTATACCGTGTCAGTAAAGCCAAGTACAATCAGACAGTGGATTACATCAAGAGGAAGGAGAAGGACCTTCACGGGAAGTCTGTGGTTGCTAGAGATGATTCGACAGGGGTTTACAAACTTG GTGTGGTGGACTCACGTGTAGGGCTTGGCCAGCAATATTACATCTGCTGGCTGGATGGTGACATGAGCAAGCAGAATGGCCACCACATCTTTGAAGTTGGCCAGCGCCAGGGACGCCACAATGACTGGGATTTTGTCCTTGCCCCGGTAGATGACAGGAAGAAGGTTTTCCTGCCCGCCACTGTGGCATACTCTTCCCCATTTACTGTAGAGTTTTGTAATGGGAAAAG TTCATCTCGTGTGAAAAGGGACCAGTGTTTCTGGCTGAACCAGGAATACTACAGGAATGCTGTGGAGTTTTACAGATCCAAGAACACATAA